The sequence GACCATTGACAAGTCATACAATACAATACATTCTATCAATttgttcagttttttttttttccaatttgtTCAGTTGAAAATGCATTTTGatgttccttttctttttttaaccTTGAATATCCTTTTGTTTAGCTTACTCAACTTTTAGATTCTCCAAGCAACAAAGTTTATAAGATTTATGCGAAAACATGTAAATAAACTTGCGAAACTCTTTCGTCCATTGTAATTTTCAAATTGTGTTATTGCTAATGAAAGACGAAGAGGTGTTGTTTCAAGTATGGTTGTGGTTGTGATTGTGATTGTGATTGTGATTGTGATGATGGCTGTCGATACTGTGATACTTTAGACGGTAAGGTTATTTTAAATATGTCTCCTTTAAAatagttatgaatttttatacGTGGATTGAATATATTCAATTCATGTTTTCATTgaaacataatatttttaaaataaaaaataataatatttcatAGGTCAAGCTAAACACAAATCTCATCtaataaaatagattaattagctCATTTCATAGTACGTTTTGTGCTTAAAcagcttttttttaaaaacgtgAGAAACGTCGCTTAAACGCGATTAAACATGAAGCATGAGTAAAAAGTTTCGCTTTggataaaagaatgaaaaaaacGGTTAATCTTTTGATAGATCATAGTAAGtgcaaaaaaaaacatgaaaaaattaattttttgaaaataatatttaatttattttttctttttcaaaatattttttaactttttaattttatttaatgcattaaaattaaatttgcttcgtacattttttttcttttaattaaaaaaacttgATCAAACTTAAACATTTTGTCCGAGACGATTTgttattttgagaattatgttTTTTCATACCTTgaaaatttatgaattattcttaaaatattttttatcaaATTATTCTTAAAATCTTTAAGTTTATATGTTATTTATTCTATTGATTAAGCTTGTGAAACTTAAATCTCGACTACTGTGATGCTTCGTCATGCTTTTTAAAAACTTGTGCTTAAATATTGAGGTTGTTGGTATACTATAATTGTGTGATGcgagaaattttgattttttttaaagaataattGTGTGTcctttttatgtattttattcgAGTATGCTGATACATACTGAAACTTTTGATTAAATATATTGTCACGACATAATAATGTCATAGCATCTTTGAGAAATGATAGAATTGAGTTAATAAGAATAATAAAAGTTCAGAAGCTAAACCTTgaacaaaatccaaaaattgaacCCGCATAAATAgaaattgtgttttttttaaaatcattgtatTGATCAAGCAGTATTATGTACAATAAACATAAGAGGAGGAATCCAACAGTTCAAGAACAAGAACTGGGAGCTTCAAGAATGAACCTGTACATGCTTACGTTTATTCGTAAAAATAGATGCATCTTTAAATGACAAGATTCAATCAAGCATCGTCTGCGTCGCTTCCTCCACTGTGTACGTCATGACCGAACCAATATCTACTTCCATCAGGGCCACAAATCTTGAACCTGTTCAACGGCAACAAGGCATCTCAGAAACATGCACCATTTCTACACTAAACTGTATAATGCCCGAATACGGTGGTAACATGCATGGGCATACCGTTCAAGAACGGATTTGCCTTCTTTGTACTTTTGACTCTTTTCTTGTGCACTTTCCTGAAGAGAAAATCGAACAAAATATTGGTATAATTATAACATGTAAAAGGTTCAGTCGTTGCCTCGAATGTGGATCTTACATAGTTCCATCCAACAAGTGAACCACATAGCACACAGAAGATATCAGCAGCTATGTGCAACCCAGTTGTCATCATCCTTTCTTCTTTCTCCCCAAATGTGACGTTTACTCTGCATAAAATTCAAAAGCAAACTGTATGGGTTCCAAATGAGCTGTTGGTTTTCCAAAGCACATGTCTTACGTTCGAACCACAACAGCTGAGTgagtcatttaaaaaaaaaaaaagaatgcaGATGCTTGTTCTACATGGCCCTTGAGTGGCAGCTCACGAGGGCGATTCTGAATGTTTTCTTATATTTCTTCCATTTTGTGCTGCTCATTGCCGTTACATGTGCGTGAATATTTCCTTTTAAAGCTCGCGTCTTTAAGCACAGAAATCACCTGGGTTCAATATGTTTCTCGAGTATCACTCAAAACAAATACTTTTTGAGAGGATTAATTACCAAGATGAAGAAGATTGAATAAGCTTACTATTGACTAATACAACAGCACGAGGATTTATGTCAAAATACCGAGGAAAATGAATTTACATATCTGTGTGGAGTGAAAAGCACTTGTTTAGAGTTGCAAGCTCATAACACCAAAGGTTTGGTTAATGCATAAAAAGCTTCAAGCCCTTGTAATTGATCCAAAGACTCGCAAAGAAATATTCTTTTGACCGtgtattataatttaaaatacaatcaATTGCCCGCACCAAGCCCGATAAACTAACAACATAATAGTCTTGAAAAAGCAGAAAAAATAGGGCCTTCGCTTGAAGATTTGGTGTCTGGTGAAGATTAGATTAAGGAGAACTTACACCTTATCGAAGAGATAAGCCTTCCCATGCCGACAGTGGAAAGTCTGAGGTAAAGAACCACAATGCAAAACATTGGTCAATAGCTAAAATGCATGCCataaaagattaaatatgaTATAGATCAAGAGCGTAAGATGAGCTAAACTAGAGAGAGCCGTTCAACTCAAAATCAAATTACTACTTATTATTCCTTCTAAACGAGCTTTAGTACTCTTTACTTGGCTATTTATAttagttatatactataaaaTATATACTTAGATTTTCATATgatttatttgttattaaaCTTCGATCCAACCATTTCATCATAATATAGTGTAGGATACCCTAATTTGCACTCGATTCTGAATCAGATCATTTATAACACTAGCTCAATGAGCATCTCAAGCTCAACAAACAATTCACGAGTCTAGATATGAGTCTCAAAAAATTTAGGAAGCTCGACTCAGTTTGACTTGTTTTACCCCGAATGGTGATACATTCATTAAGCCTACAAAGATTAACCTGTAAAATCCCAAGCTACAAAAAAATTTAGGCATAAAAAACTGCAGTGCAGCCTAAGCCAAACTACCAAAACCAATGTCCATCACCTAGGAAACGATTCAGCCCACGATTCATTTGTCTTCCAACACGTTAAAAGGGAAGAAATGAATATTTATTCAGGTCTTCGACGAACTAAGAGAACGGATTGAGTGTGAGCCCCAAAAAATGAACCAAGGAAATGCACAGAAAACATGTCATATTAACCATTTCAAACAGAGACCTGCCTGTGTTTTCAGCACTTATTTTTGTATGTGCAAACTAAGGTTCCGCGAAGATCTTGACACTGACACCAAGGACTTCGTGTGGGACATAACCATAAAATTGATACTATGATATTATACAtgaaacaaaatattaaaataaaaatcacattcCACTGATTAAACGACACAAGTCTTGGGTTTTGATAAGATCACACCTTCCGCAACACCCATTTCGAATTACTTTGCAAAGATGATCATTAAAACAGGGTTGATACTATACAATTGAATAACTAATGGGCTATGCAATAGTTATCTTCAGGGGCAGATTGTTCCGAGATCAAATTAGTATAAACCTCGGCAATCTCATACCATTTGAGGCTCAAACATCGACTTAAATTTACTTGAGACAAAAACAACAGAAAAACTCCAAGAAACCCGCATGATGAAAGTTATAACATGTTACAGTAATCATAAAATCAAGCACGGTAAATTTTAGTAAACAATTCGATACATTCATCTGCAATCAAACCAAGATTCGTGTGGCACCACTATAGTTCTATAGACAATCAAATTGAATCAGACTCCTTTTGAACAAGAGATAAAGGACTTCACTTAATCccaagaaaaaaagaaagaaaaagaagacGACATGGAAGAAAACTGAAATTCCCCACTGTACCCTCATCAAAATTATCAAAAGCAACAAGCCCAGTTCAAGATTTCTCATCCACCCCAGAAACAATAATAAGAAGGCCAATCATCATCTCAAAATAGAGACATAAAATTCGATCCTTTCCACAAATTGATAGGAAATGATCACAAAACCTTGGAGACGATGTCTTCACTGAGAGCAAGATGGGTCCCACAGTGCTTGCAACTGTAGATCTTTCCTTCAAGAAATACAACAAACACCCTCCCCATCTCTCTCCCTATATCTCAATCCTCTGATCTTCACTCCCGATATgtaaaaatgaaaattcagAAATGGGTGTCAGAGAAATCGATCGAGGAAGTAAATAATTCAGAAACCAATTCACACAAGATTTCAAGACGGTGGTTGAGTAGACGTGAGGAAGACGGAAAAAGGGTGCTTGGAACAAACGGCAAAGGTAGGAAAATCTATTAGACCAAtcgaatttcttgaataataattaatagtagtccaaggaagaaatctatatcatGTTTTCCAGCAACCAACAGTTCAAGAAATGTGGAATATCAAGAAAATTCTAAAAGAACAAGTACAATGAATTGAATATAATGTAATGCAATTGAACTTGTGCTTTTCTAATGTGGAACGAGTGTAGTTAGGTGAATGTCAGAATGTGGTGGTTTTTCACACTTAAAGGAGGGATAAATTTTGGTTAATTtcgttaaaaaaataatattcaaaaaaaaaaaaaaagacaatcaACAAAACGATCAAactgattttaaaataaaataatattattgcatcgattaatttgtattatcaaaAGATAATTATATTCTTTTCTTCGTCATAATTTGATCAAAATCCGGTGAACATATACCaattaaatcattaaaaaaagtCTATATACTAATTTGACATTTAACCAATAGTTCAtatatcaaatttatttttactcCTTTTGAATGTCACTACAAAAAGACACGTTCGTAAATGAGAACACACTTTTGTTGTCGATCTTTGTTAAAAATTTATGTGTTGAAAATCTAAACGAATATAtaattgttgaaaaatatattaatgaTCAATcttataattttgtataaatttcacgttggaaaaaatataatataaaatttatatcacaatagtgttattaaaataatatttaagagaaaaataaaatataattcatAGTGTTGACCACTTATTTAGTACTGTtgaattatgaaaaataaacatataatatagATAATAAGTTTTAAaccttaaattaaattattgtatCAAAAATTTTTTCTTCGTATTTAATTTAGACTTTTATCTCTTTAATGATAGTCAcccatttttttatttgtgtaaaagtaatattttcatcatcttcGATAATAATTCTTGTGATGTCGTCATCATTTGTTTTTTCatatctttattatttaattattttgttggaCTGCTTCTTTATATGGTGAAAATATTTCTTTGTGATAGTAGCGatgatttcattatcagtcgaTATCCATTATTGTATGTTATCGTATTTTATTACTTCTATGTTAATATCATTAAAGATCGATACATTTATTGGACGCCTTTTTTGTTATCTATTTCTATCTCTATCTCTTGTAAAAATAATTTCGTAGTAAGATCATCCTCGTAAAGTAATTGTTATAGTTTATAGGCTTGACGAAGAGAAAAACAAATGGTTAAAAATAGTAAAACTATATGTATTCAATAATATATGGTtattcttataaaaaaaatgtattgttacattttaaaatattatttggttttttttataaagaaaTATAGATAATATAAATACTTATGAAGTATTTATTAGAATTATCTCTCTTCTATATCCGATAATGCATGTATATCTTCGTAAAATGTAATTAACTGTTGAACCCTTTTTCATGACACCAATCTTGATAACCcacaatttaattatttgattttgttattttaattcctcattttaaaataattaatcctaaatTATGTTAAATAAATGGTATTAACATCAATTCCTTAAACAAATTAagttttttttggaaaaatattcACTTTATTTataagcaaataaaataaaagaatttttgtattttaattttttgcaaATTAAATGtttgtaaaaaaattaattttacttcATCTACAAGCAAATAAAACCagctaattttataaatatttcaatattctaaaattaagattttcatgaaaaaattttgttcaattcatccacaaacaaataaaaatcaaagaattttaaaatttcaatcttCTTAGAAATTGAATTCTTATCTAGTATTCACGTATTTTGACAATTTTGATATCATCATGATAAGTAATGTTACAAAAACATAACGACTAAAAATCTCAA comes from Henckelia pumila isolate YLH828 chromosome 4, ASM3356847v2, whole genome shotgun sequence and encodes:
- the LOC140894739 gene encoding protein yippee-like; the encoded protein is MGRVFVVFLEGKIYSCKHCGTHLALSEDIVSKTFHCRHGKAYLFDKVVNVTFGEKEERMMTTGLHIAADIFCVLCGSLVGWNYESAQEKSQKYKEGKSVLERFKICGPDGSRYWFGHDVHSGGSDADDA